From the genome of Azospirillum brasilense, one region includes:
- a CDS encoding TerB family tellurite resistance protein, whose protein sequence is MSIWGSVLGGAAGFTIGGPIGGLIGLAAGYAVGRGIRGLCGPADGTKSIAFTIGVIALSAKMARADGVVKRVEVDTFKRLFRVPPEELDTVGHVFDLARKDTHGFEEYAQQIAGLFEDRRAVLEELLDSLLAIAEADDELHETEVEYLRTVAHIFGFTDEEFERIVAGHHIAGTPNETDPYGVLGVSRRASDEAIKAAHRRLVREHHPDVLIAQGMPQEFVDLATQKVAAINAAFDRIEKERARG, encoded by the coding sequence ATGAGCATCTGGGGCAGCGTCCTGGGCGGGGCGGCCGGTTTCACCATCGGCGGGCCGATCGGGGGCCTGATCGGTCTGGCCGCCGGCTACGCGGTGGGGCGCGGCATCCGCGGCCTGTGCGGCCCGGCGGATGGGACCAAGTCCATCGCCTTCACCATCGGTGTGATCGCCCTGTCGGCGAAGATGGCCCGCGCCGACGGCGTGGTGAAGCGGGTTGAGGTGGATACCTTCAAGCGCCTGTTCCGCGTCCCGCCGGAGGAGCTGGACACGGTGGGCCACGTCTTCGACCTGGCCCGCAAGGACACCCACGGCTTCGAGGAATACGCCCAGCAGATCGCCGGCCTGTTCGAGGACCGCCGCGCCGTGCTGGAGGAGCTGCTCGACAGCCTGCTGGCCATCGCCGAGGCCGACGATGAACTGCACGAGACGGAAGTCGAGTATCTGCGCACCGTCGCCCACATCTTCGGCTTCACCGACGAGGAATTCGAGCGCATCGTCGCCGGCCACCACATCGCCGGCACGCCGAACGAGACCGACCCCTACGGCGTGCTCGGCGTCTCCCGCCGGGCCAGCGACGAGGCGATCAAGGCCGCCCACCGGCGCCTGGTGCGCGAGCATCACCCGGACGTGCTGATCGCCCAGGGCATGCCGCAGGAGTTCGTGGATCTGGCGACGCAGAAGGTCGCCGCCATCAACGCCGCCTTCGACCGGATCGAGAAGGAGCGCGCGCGCGGCTAG
- a CDS encoding N-acetylmuramoyl-L-alanine amidase: MTLTGLGCIDRPSPNHGPRPEGVGVELLILHYTGMPTAESALSRLCDPAAQVSAHYTVEEDGTVYAHVPEDRRAWHAGLSSWRGRADVNSRSIGIEIVNPGHEFGYRPFPAVQMAAVADLCLDIMGRHGIAPADVLGHSDIAPARKEDPGELFDWPGLAARGIGLWPQPTAADDSPINLADSAEDVAALLGRYGYDTAESRVLMSFQRHFHPERLTGEPDPETLRRLRALLRMTGR; encoded by the coding sequence ATGACGCTTACGGGCCTCGGATGCATCGACCGCCCCTCCCCCAACCACGGGCCGCGGCCCGAGGGGGTGGGGGTGGAGTTGCTGATTCTCCATTACACGGGGATGCCCACCGCCGAGTCGGCGCTGAGCCGGCTGTGCGATCCCGCCGCCCAGGTCAGCGCCCACTACACGGTGGAAGAGGACGGCACCGTTTACGCCCATGTGCCGGAGGACCGGCGCGCCTGGCACGCCGGCCTGTCCTCCTGGCGGGGGCGGGCCGACGTCAACAGCCGATCCATCGGAATCGAGATCGTCAATCCGGGGCACGAGTTCGGCTACCGCCCCTTCCCCGCCGTCCAGATGGCCGCGGTGGCCGATCTCTGCCTGGACATCATGGGCCGTCATGGAATCGCGCCCGCCGATGTGCTCGGCCACAGCGACATCGCCCCGGCCCGCAAGGAGGACCCCGGCGAGTTGTTCGACTGGCCGGGGCTGGCGGCGCGCGGAATCGGGCTGTGGCCCCAGCCCACCGCGGCGGACGACTCGCCGATCAACTTGGCGGATTCCGCGGAGGATGTGGCGGCGCTTCTGGGACGCTATGGGTACGACACCGCCGAATCGCGGGTCCTGATGTCCTTCCAGCGCCATTTCCACCCCGAACGCCTGACCGGGGAGCCCGACCCGGAGACGCTGCGCCGCCTGCGCGCGCTGCTGCGGATGACCGGGCGCTGA
- the rsmH gene encoding 16S rRNA (cytosine(1402)-N(4))-methyltransferase RsmH, which produces MIVKPPGPAPTSAAVPASPHISVLLNEVVDALSPRDGGVYVDGTFGAGGYARAILDRADCRVWGIDRDPEAIERGRKLALAYPGRLAIVEGRFGDMDRLLAEHGVEAVDGVALDIGVSSPQIDEPERGFSFRFDGPLDMRMGRDGPTAADVVNTATEAELADIVFHYGEERMARRVARAIVAARLDTPFARTKQLADVVRSVVPKGKGDAIDPATRTFQALRIHVNDELGELRRGLAAAESLLKPGGRLAVVSFHSLEDREVKTFLKERSSPPPSPSRHAPSLAADARSPSFRLLSRKPIVPTDQEAHSNPRARSARLRAAERTAAPAYPAPGKEAA; this is translated from the coding sequence ATGATCGTGAAGCCCCCCGGCCCCGCTCCCACCTCCGCCGCCGTCCCGGCCTCTCCCCACATCTCCGTCCTGCTGAACGAGGTCGTGGACGCGCTCTCCCCGCGCGACGGCGGCGTCTATGTGGACGGCACCTTCGGCGCTGGCGGCTATGCCCGCGCGATTCTCGACCGCGCCGACTGCCGCGTCTGGGGAATCGACCGCGATCCCGAAGCCATCGAACGCGGCCGTAAGCTCGCCCTCGCCTATCCGGGCCGGCTGGCGATCGTCGAAGGCCGATTCGGCGACATGGACCGGCTGCTCGCCGAGCACGGCGTCGAAGCGGTGGACGGCGTGGCGCTGGACATCGGCGTCTCCTCGCCGCAGATCGACGAGCCGGAGCGCGGCTTCTCCTTCCGATTCGACGGCCCGCTCGACATGCGGATGGGACGCGATGGGCCGACCGCCGCCGATGTGGTGAATACCGCCACCGAAGCCGAGCTGGCCGACATCGTCTTCCATTACGGCGAGGAGCGCATGGCCCGCCGCGTGGCCCGCGCCATCGTCGCCGCGCGTCTGGACACCCCGTTCGCGCGCACCAAGCAGCTGGCCGACGTGGTACGGTCGGTGGTGCCGAAGGGGAAGGGCGACGCCATCGATCCGGCGACCCGCACCTTCCAGGCGCTGCGCATCCATGTGAACGACGAGTTGGGCGAGCTGCGCCGCGGCCTCGCCGCAGCCGAATCGCTGCTGAAGCCCGGCGGCCGTCTCGCTGTCGTCTCCTTCCATTCGCTGGAGGACCGGGAAGTGAAGACGTTCCTGAAGGAACGCTCCTCGCCCCCGCCCTCCCCCTCCCGACACGCGCCGAGCCTTGCGGCGGACGCGCGTTCCCCATCCTTCCGGCTCCTGTCGCGCAAGCCCATCGTGCCGACGGACCAGGAAGCCCACAGCAACCCACGCGCGCGCTCTGCCCGGCTGCGCGCGGCTGAACGCACGGCGGCGCCGGCCTATCCGGCGCCCGGCAAGGAGGCGGCATGA
- a CDS encoding division/cell wall cluster transcriptional repressor MraZ: MAIFLSTYVNKVDRKGRCSIPAQFRQSLAKTSAPGTVYLWPSLNHQALEGADQDYLDVLSESLESPDLDSDERDMIETFIFGKLIPVSLDTEGRIVLPKELAEFAGIDEEAAFIGRRKTFQIWEPGALKAHEQTLRDQVVRKDISLSQIVAKASRAAAGRGGEGA, translated from the coding sequence ATGGCCATTTTCCTGTCCACATACGTCAACAAAGTTGACAGGAAAGGCCGCTGCTCCATCCCGGCGCAGTTCCGGCAGTCGCTTGCCAAGACGTCGGCTCCCGGCACTGTCTATCTCTGGCCTTCGCTGAATCATCAGGCGCTGGAAGGCGCCGATCAGGATTATCTCGACGTGCTCTCCGAAAGCCTGGAATCCCCCGATCTGGATTCGGACGAGCGCGACATGATCGAGACCTTCATCTTCGGCAAGCTGATCCCCGTCTCGCTGGACACCGAAGGCCGAATCGTCCTGCCCAAGGAACTCGCCGAATTCGCTGGAATCGACGAGGAAGCCGCCTTCATCGGCCGCCGCAAGACCTTCCAGATCTGGGAGCCCGGCGCCCTGAAGGCCCATGAACAGACGCTGCGCGACCAGGTCGTGCGCAAGGACATTTCGCTGAGCCAGATCGTCGCCAAGGCGTCCCGCGCCGCCGCCGGCCGGGGAGGGGAGGGCGCATGA
- a CDS encoding DMT family transporter, translating to MSLRDSLLALLVMATWGLNFVVAKWGLAEFPPLFIMALRFIAVAALILPFKRIPWSAMRPIAILSVTLGTVHFPLMFTGLNGIDAATASLAAQAQVPFSSLLAALVFKDKLGWRRAAGMAAAFAGVMVIAGEPRLSGSLLSLFMILGASFAFAVASIQMKLIVGVDGFALNGWMALFAAPQLLLLSLLFEEGQMAALTDATLWGWGAIAYMAVGVTIGAYGMWYPLLRKYSVNQTMPFLLTVPVFGVLAGVLLMDDPFTLRLVLGGLLTVGGMAVIVKRRPTALAEKVTNPT from the coding sequence ATGAGTCTGCGCGACTCGCTGCTGGCGCTCCTGGTCATGGCGACCTGGGGCCTGAACTTCGTCGTCGCCAAATGGGGTCTGGCAGAATTCCCGCCGCTGTTCATCATGGCGCTGCGCTTCATCGCGGTGGCGGCGCTGATCCTGCCCTTCAAGCGGATTCCCTGGAGCGCGATGCGGCCCATCGCGATCCTGTCGGTGACGCTGGGGACCGTGCATTTCCCGCTGATGTTCACCGGGCTGAACGGCATCGATGCGGCCACCGCCTCGCTGGCCGCGCAGGCGCAGGTGCCCTTCTCCTCCCTGCTGGCCGCGCTGGTCTTCAAGGACAAGCTGGGCTGGCGCCGCGCCGCCGGGATGGCCGCCGCCTTCGCCGGCGTCATGGTCATCGCGGGCGAGCCGCGACTGTCCGGATCGTTGCTGTCGCTGTTCATGATCCTCGGCGCCAGCTTCGCCTTCGCCGTCGCAAGCATCCAGATGAAGCTGATCGTCGGGGTGGACGGCTTCGCGCTGAACGGCTGGATGGCGCTGTTCGCGGCCCCGCAGTTGCTTTTGCTCTCCCTCCTGTTCGAGGAAGGACAGATGGCCGCGCTCACCGACGCCACCCTGTGGGGCTGGGGCGCCATCGCCTACATGGCGGTGGGCGTGACCATCGGGGCCTATGGGATGTGGTACCCGCTGCTGCGCAAATACTCGGTCAACCAGACCATGCCCTTCCTGCTGACCGTGCCGGTCTTCGGCGTTCTGGCGGGCGTTCTGCTGATGGACGATCCCTTCACGCTCCGTCTGGTCCTGGGCGGGCTGTTGACCGTGGGCGGCATGGCCGTCATCGTGAAGCGGCGCCCCACGGCGCTGGCGGAGAAGGTGACGAATCCGACCTGA
- a CDS encoding hydantoinase B/oxoprolinase family protein — MASQAQGRWQFWIDRGGTFTDIVAKRPDGSVVTHKLLSENPERYRDAAIQGIRDLLGLASGQPIPAEAVEAVKMGTTVATNALLERKGERTLLLITEGLGDQLRIGYQARPKIFARHIVLPELLYERVAEVPERIKADGTVLKAVDLRAVRVQLEQAYQDGFRAAAVVLMHGYRFPDHEKQVAALARSIGFTQVSVSHQVSPLMKIVGRGDTTVVDAYLSPILRRYVEQVAGDLSGVRLMFMQSNGGLTDARWFQGKDAILSGPAGGIVGAVRTARMAGFDRVIGFDMGGTSTDVSHYAGEYERAFDTVVAGVRMRAPMMHIHTVAAGGGSVCFFDGARFRVGPESAGANPGPACYRRGGPLTVTDCNVMVGKLHPDFFPHVFGPDADQPLDAAIVREKFADLAEEVNEALGTEMTPHQVAEGFLKIAVDNMANAIKKISVQRGYDVTQYTLNGFGGAAGQHVCLVADALGMRKVFLHPHAGVLSAYGIGLADTVAIRERAVEARLDDALVDELTATLAALEAEGRMELARQGVPEDRLAVLRKAHIKVEGSDSPLVVDFGPLDAMAAAFEAAHRQRYGFMMEGKALVVEAVSVEAVGRTESADDEDLPSVTGALPRRLATVTLHTGGADREAPVYDRDQLQPGNRVTGPAVIKEKIATTVVEPGWIAEVTRKNHLVLTRFEELPQRLAIGTKADPVMLEVFNNLFMSIAEQMGFTLEKTAYSVNIKERLDFSCALFDADGGLIANAPHMPVHLGSMGESVRAIVERRHGAMNPGDVYMLNDPYHGGTHLPDITVITPVFDEAGERVLFYVASRGHHADVGGITPGSMPPDSTTIDQEGVLLDNIQLVERGRFMEEEVVALFTAGPQPARNVAQNLGDLKAQIAANEQGARELRRIVAQFGLETVNAYMKLVQDNAEEQVRRVIDVLTDGEFVQELDNGAVIKVRITIDKDERSARVDFTGTSPQLTSNFNAPTAVCRAAVLYVFRTLVDDEIPMNEGCLKPIEIVIPPGTMLSPSYPAAVVAGNVETSQCVTDALYGALGVMASAQGTMNNTTFGNERYQYYETVCGGSGAGPGFDGTDAVHTHMTNSRLTDPEVLEWRFPVLLDSFRIRRESGGAGRWRGGDGVVRRLKFLEPMTAAILSNHRRVPPFGLKGGAPGQIGRTWVQRTDGSVEELGPQDKTAMGEGDVLVVETPGGGGYEEA; from the coding sequence ATGGCGTCCCAAGCGCAGGGCCGGTGGCAGTTCTGGATCGACCGCGGCGGCACCTTCACCGACATCGTGGCCAAACGCCCGGACGGGTCGGTGGTCACGCACAAGCTGCTGTCGGAGAATCCGGAACGCTACCGCGACGCCGCCATCCAGGGCATCCGCGACCTGCTGGGCCTCGCCTCCGGCCAGCCGATCCCGGCGGAGGCGGTCGAGGCGGTGAAGATGGGCACCACCGTCGCCACCAACGCGCTTCTGGAGCGCAAAGGCGAGCGTACGCTGCTGCTCATCACCGAGGGGCTGGGCGACCAGCTCCGCATCGGCTATCAGGCCCGCCCGAAGATCTTCGCCCGCCACATCGTCCTGCCCGAACTGCTCTACGAGCGGGTGGCCGAGGTGCCGGAGCGGATCAAGGCCGACGGCACGGTGCTGAAGGCCGTGGACCTGCGTGCCGTGCGGGTCCAGCTGGAGCAGGCCTACCAGGACGGCTTCCGCGCCGCCGCGGTGGTGCTGATGCACGGTTACCGCTTCCCTGACCATGAGAAGCAGGTGGCGGCGCTGGCCCGCTCCATCGGCTTCACCCAGGTGTCGGTCAGCCATCAGGTCAGCCCGTTGATGAAAATCGTCGGGCGCGGCGACACCACGGTGGTCGACGCCTATCTGTCGCCGATCCTGCGCCGCTATGTCGAGCAGGTGGCCGGGGACCTCTCCGGCGTGCGGCTGATGTTCATGCAGTCGAACGGCGGGCTCACCGACGCGCGCTGGTTCCAGGGCAAGGACGCCATCCTCTCCGGCCCGGCGGGCGGCATCGTCGGGGCGGTGCGCACCGCGCGCATGGCCGGCTTCGACCGGGTCATCGGCTTCGACATGGGCGGCACCTCCACCGACGTGTCGCACTACGCCGGGGAGTATGAGCGCGCCTTCGACACGGTGGTGGCCGGGGTGCGGATGCGCGCCCCGATGATGCACATCCACACCGTGGCGGCGGGCGGCGGCTCGGTCTGCTTCTTCGACGGGGCGCGCTTCCGCGTCGGGCCGGAGAGCGCCGGGGCCAACCCCGGCCCGGCCTGCTACCGCCGCGGCGGGCCGCTGACCGTGACCGACTGCAACGTGATGGTCGGCAAGCTGCATCCCGACTTCTTCCCCCACGTCTTCGGGCCGGACGCCGATCAGCCGCTCGACGCCGCCATCGTGCGCGAGAAGTTCGCCGATCTGGCCGAGGAGGTGAATGAGGCGCTGGGCACCGAGATGACCCCGCATCAGGTGGCCGAGGGCTTCCTGAAGATCGCCGTGGACAACATGGCGAACGCCATCAAGAAGATCTCGGTCCAGCGCGGCTACGACGTCACCCAATACACGCTGAACGGCTTCGGCGGGGCGGCGGGGCAGCATGTCTGTCTGGTCGCCGACGCGCTGGGCATGCGCAAGGTCTTCCTGCACCCGCACGCCGGCGTGTTGTCCGCCTACGGCATCGGCCTCGCCGACACGGTGGCGATCCGCGAGCGCGCGGTGGAGGCCCGCCTCGACGATGCCCTGGTGGACGAGCTGACCGCCACGCTCGCCGCGCTGGAGGCTGAGGGGCGGATGGAGCTGGCCCGCCAGGGCGTGCCGGAGGACCGGCTGGCCGTCCTGCGCAAGGCGCACATCAAGGTGGAGGGCTCCGACAGCCCGCTGGTCGTCGATTTCGGGCCGCTCGACGCCATGGCCGCTGCCTTCGAGGCGGCGCACCGCCAGCGCTATGGCTTCATGATGGAGGGCAAGGCCCTGGTGGTCGAGGCCGTGTCGGTGGAGGCGGTGGGCCGCACCGAGAGCGCCGACGACGAGGATCTGCCGAGCGTCACCGGCGCCCTGCCGCGCCGCCTCGCCACCGTCACCCTGCACACCGGCGGCGCCGACCGCGAGGCGCCGGTCTACGACCGCGACCAGCTCCAGCCCGGCAACCGTGTGACCGGTCCGGCCGTCATCAAGGAGAAGATCGCCACCACGGTGGTCGAGCCCGGCTGGATCGCCGAGGTGACGCGCAAGAACCACCTCGTGCTGACCCGCTTCGAGGAGTTGCCGCAGCGCCTCGCCATCGGCACCAAGGCCGACCCGGTGATGCTGGAGGTCTTCAACAACCTGTTCATGTCCATCGCCGAGCAGATGGGCTTCACGCTGGAGAAGACCGCCTATTCCGTGAACATCAAGGAGCGTCTGGACTTCTCCTGCGCCCTGTTCGATGCGGACGGCGGCCTGATCGCCAACGCCCCGCACATGCCGGTGCATCTCGGCTCGATGGGCGAGAGCGTGCGCGCCATCGTCGAGCGGCGCCACGGGGCGATGAATCCCGGCGACGTCTACATGCTGAACGACCCCTATCACGGGGGCACGCATCTGCCCGACATCACCGTCATCACCCCGGTCTTCGACGAGGCTGGCGAGCGCGTTCTGTTCTACGTCGCCTCGCGCGGGCACCACGCCGATGTCGGCGGGATCACCCCCGGCTCGATGCCGCCGGACAGCACGACCATCGACCAGGAGGGCGTCCTTCTCGACAACATCCAACTGGTCGAGCGCGGCCGTTTCATGGAGGAGGAGGTCGTCGCCCTCTTCACCGCCGGACCGCAGCCGGCGCGCAACGTGGCGCAGAACCTGGGCGACCTGAAGGCCCAGATCGCCGCCAACGAGCAGGGCGCGCGGGAGCTGCGCCGCATCGTCGCCCAGTTCGGGCTGGAGACGGTCAACGCCTACATGAAGCTGGTCCAGGACAACGCCGAGGAGCAGGTCCGCCGCGTCATCGACGTCCTGACCGACGGCGAGTTTGTGCAGGAGCTGGACAACGGCGCGGTCATCAAAGTCCGCATCACCATCGACAAGGACGAGCGGTCGGCGCGGGTGGACTTCACCGGCACCAGCCCGCAGCTCACCAGCAACTTCAACGCCCCGACGGCGGTGTGCCGGGCGGCGGTGCTCTACGTCTTCCGCACGCTGGTGGACGACGAGATCCCGATGAACGAGGGCTGCCTGAAGCCGATCGAGATCGTCATCCCGCCGGGCACCATGCTGTCCCCCAGCTACCCCGCCGCGGTGGTGGCCGGCAATGTGGAGACCAGCCAGTGCGTCACCGACGCGCTGTATGGCGCGCTCGGCGTGATGGCGTCGGCCCAGGGGACGATGAACAACACGACCTTCGGCAACGAGCGCTACCAGTATTACGAGACGGTCTGCGGCGGCTCCGGCGCCGGCCCCGGATTCGACGGGACGGACGCGGTGCACACCCACATGACCAACTCGCGCCTGACCGACCCGGAGGTGCTGGAGTGGCGCTTCCCCGTGCTGCTGGACAGCTTCCGCATCCGCCGCGAATCGGGCGGGGCGGGGCGCTGGCGCGGCGGCGACGGGGTGGTGCGGCGCCTGAAGTTCCTGGAGCCGATGACCGCCGCCATCCTGTCCAACCACCGCCGGGTTCCGCCCTTCGGCCTGAAGGGCGGCGCCCCCGGCCAGATCGGGCGCACCTGGGTCCAGCGCACCGACGGCTCGGTGGAGGAACTTGGCCCCCAGGACAAGACCGCCATGGGGGAGGGCGACGTGCTGGTCGTCGAGACCCCGGGCGGTGGCGGCTACGAGGAGGCGTGA
- a CDS encoding GNAT family N-acetyltransferase yields the protein MSAIRKLLPTERGKYRAHLLRLDKADRYARFTGTVSDEVIVKHCESLDWTRTTLLGLFDRGELRGAVELCFDRLLWPGAAELAISVEKGFQGRGAGSTLVRRSLSIAANRGIRQVHLMCLSDNTRMRALSRRFGGTMERDGGEFAITFDLPRPSQVSLVLEAFEDGAGAVNAVLDGLPALLKAA from the coding sequence ATGTCCGCCATCCGCAAGCTTCTCCCCACCGAGCGCGGTAAGTACCGCGCGCATCTGCTGCGGCTGGACAAGGCGGACCGCTACGCCCGCTTCACCGGCACCGTTTCCGACGAGGTCATCGTCAAACATTGCGAGTCGCTCGACTGGACGCGGACCACGCTGCTCGGCCTGTTCGACCGCGGCGAGCTGCGCGGCGCGGTGGAGCTGTGCTTCGACCGGCTGTTGTGGCCGGGTGCTGCGGAGCTGGCGATCAGCGTCGAGAAGGGGTTCCAGGGGCGGGGTGCCGGCTCCACCCTGGTTCGCCGCTCGCTGTCCATCGCCGCCAACCGGGGCATCAGGCAGGTCCACCTGATGTGCCTGTCCGACAACACCCGCATGCGCGCCCTGTCGCGCCGCTTCGGCGGAACGATGGAGCGCGACGGCGGGGAGTTCGCCATCACCTTCGACCTGCCGCGGCCCTCCCAGGTCTCGCTGGTGCTGGAGGCGTTCGAGGACGGGGCGGGGGCCGTGAACGCCGTGCTGGACGGGTTGCCCGCGTTGCTCAAGGCGGCCTGA
- a CDS encoding ATP-binding cassette domain-containing protein gives MAPPAPITALQGVSVTFGGRPLFETIDLSIGRGDKACLVGRNGSGKSTLMKVLAGMIQPDGGTVFTQPGARIAYLPQEPDFTGCATVHDYVAAGLPADERDEAHRVDAVLDRLQVPGHLDPNTLSGGEARRTALARTLVGAPDVMLLDEPTNHLDLPTIEWLEEELLAYRGGLLLISHDRSFLNRLAKRTLWLDRGTVRATDRGFAEFETWQAEVFESEEIAAQKLDRKIEGEMKWLREGISARRTRNMGRVRALLQLRTDRAERIKGGQQAKLAVAEADRGGRLVIEAEHISKGFDTADGRKTIVNDFSTRILRGDRVGLIGPNGAGKTTLLKMLTGQMEPDSGTIRLGTNMETAYFDQRRDGLDPEDTIRKVLCPFGGDSVMVNGQPRHVAGYMRDFLFDTRQLDSPVKALSGGERNRLLLARLFARPSNMMILDEPTNDLDMDTLDLLEDVLGDYQGTLLLVSHDRDFLDRLVTSTIAVEGDGVIAEYPGGYSDYLVQRPPPKEKAAAPTKAKPAAAPAAAKPKGKLSYKDQRELDDLPARMDKLTAEVAKLESALADPDLFARDAAKFQKTSDQLQAKQNELAAAEERWLELEALREELEGGRG, from the coding sequence ATGGCTCCTCCCGCTCCGATCACCGCGCTCCAGGGCGTGTCCGTCACCTTTGGTGGCCGTCCGCTGTTCGAAACCATCGACCTGTCCATCGGGCGGGGCGACAAGGCCTGTCTGGTCGGGCGGAACGGGTCCGGCAAATCGACGCTGATGAAGGTGCTGGCCGGCATGATCCAGCCGGACGGCGGCACCGTCTTCACCCAGCCCGGCGCCCGCATCGCCTATCTGCCGCAGGAGCCCGACTTCACCGGCTGCGCCACCGTCCACGACTACGTCGCCGCCGGCCTGCCCGCCGACGAGCGGGACGAGGCGCACCGGGTGGACGCCGTGCTGGACCGGCTCCAGGTGCCCGGCCATCTCGACCCCAACACGCTGTCGGGCGGCGAGGCGCGGCGCACGGCGCTGGCCCGCACGCTGGTCGGCGCCCCCGACGTGATGCTGCTCGACGAACCGACCAACCACCTCGACCTCCCCACGATCGAGTGGCTGGAGGAGGAGCTGCTGGCCTACCGCGGCGGGCTGCTGCTGATCTCGCACGACCGCAGCTTCCTGAACCGGCTGGCCAAGCGCACGCTGTGGCTGGACCGCGGCACGGTGCGCGCCACCGACCGCGGCTTCGCCGAGTTCGAGACCTGGCAGGCCGAGGTCTTCGAATCGGAGGAGATCGCCGCCCAGAAGCTCGACCGCAAGATCGAAGGCGAGATGAAGTGGCTGCGCGAGGGCATCTCGGCCCGGCGCACCCGCAACATGGGCCGCGTGCGCGCCCTGCTCCAGCTCCGCACCGACCGCGCCGAGCGCATCAAGGGCGGCCAGCAGGCCAAGCTCGCCGTCGCCGAGGCCGATCGCGGCGGCCGGCTGGTCATCGAGGCCGAGCACATCTCGAAGGGCTTCGACACGGCGGACGGCCGCAAGACCATCGTCAACGATTTCTCCACCCGCATCCTGCGGGGCGACCGGGTGGGGCTGATCGGACCGAACGGTGCCGGCAAGACCACGCTGCTGAAGATGCTGACCGGCCAGATGGAGCCCGACAGCGGGACAATCCGGCTGGGCACAAACATGGAAACCGCCTATTTCGACCAGCGGCGCGACGGGCTGGACCCCGAGGACACCATCCGCAAGGTGCTGTGCCCCTTCGGCGGCGACAGCGTGATGGTCAACGGCCAGCCGCGCCACGTCGCCGGCTACATGCGCGACTTCCTGTTCGACACGCGCCAGCTCGACAGCCCGGTCAAGGCGCTGTCCGGCGGCGAGCGCAACCGGCTGCTGCTCGCCCGCCTGTTCGCGCGGCCCAGCAACATGATGATCCTCGACGAGCCGACCAACGACCTCGACATGGACACGCTGGACCTGCTGGAGGACGTGCTCGGCGACTATCAGGGCACGCTGCTGCTGGTCAGCCACGACCGCGACTTCCTCGACCGGCTGGTCACCAGCACCATCGCGGTGGAGGGGGACGGCGTGATCGCCGAATATCCCGGCGGCTACTCCGACTATCTGGTGCAGCGCCCGCCGCCCAAGGAGAAGGCCGCCGCCCCGACCAAGGCGAAGCCCGCCGCCGCCCCGGCGGCGGCCAAGCCGAAGGGCAAGCTCAGCTACAAGGACCAGCGGGAGCTGGACGACCTGCCCGCCCGCATGGACAAGCTGACCGCCGAGGTGGCGAAGCTCGAATCGGCGCTGGCCGACCCCGACCTGTTCGCCCGCGACGCCGCCAAGTTCCAGAAGACGTCCGATCAGTTGCAGGCGAAACAAAACGAGCTGGCCGCCGCCGAGGAGCGCTGGCTGGAGCTGGAGGCCCTGCGCGAGGAGCTGGAAGGCGGCCGCGGATGA